The Thermodesulfobacteriota bacterium genome has a window encoding:
- a CDS encoding DUF444 family protein produces the protein MNPKLINLYHRLKQEGLTPEREEKILAELHYEGTHHLPEDVPASEGANTFFQVPYSIYQYNDLDVLQAFTALQSNYNISLRSIDELLERDRQREKDGFPKKINVGRLIKPGKGGKDKVVIVPTTVEEKFIHDSLREVTDEAEPSGGTGDGEEGEVIGEQPVREEGASGAGPGEGESGPHEMESSAYDLGRILTEKFELPNLKDKGKKRSLTRYTHDLTDKNRGFGQFLDKKATLRKIFETNITLGNVPDINDIDPTRFLISPENKVYRILSREKDYESQAMVFFLRDYSGSMAGKPTELVVAQHVLIYSWLMYQYDMQVETRFILHDTEANEVKDFYTYYNSKVAGGTKVASAYRLVNETVEKENLAQDYNIYVFHGTDGDDWDTEGKEAIPELKKMMVYANRIGITVARHSYGSSQTTEVERYLKNSNLLIEKKDFLRLDAMTEDADEPRLIEGIKKLIGE, from the coding sequence ATGAATCCAAAGCTTATCAATCTCTATCACAGACTCAAACAGGAAGGTCTTACCCCTGAGCGGGAAGAGAAAATTCTTGCTGAACTGCACTATGAAGGCACCCACCACCTTCCCGAAGATGTTCCAGCATCCGAAGGTGCAAATACTTTTTTTCAGGTGCCATACAGCATTTACCAATATAATGATCTGGACGTGTTACAGGCTTTCACCGCACTTCAAAGCAACTACAATATCAGCCTTCGATCCATTGACGAACTGCTGGAGCGCGATAGGCAAAGGGAAAAAGACGGGTTTCCCAAAAAGATCAATGTCGGACGGTTGATCAAACCCGGAAAGGGCGGCAAAGATAAGGTGGTGATTGTTCCCACCACCGTGGAGGAAAAATTTATCCATGACAGTTTAAGGGAAGTTACCGATGAAGCTGAGCCATCCGGCGGAACAGGCGATGGTGAGGAAGGCGAAGTGATTGGTGAGCAACCGGTCCGTGAAGAAGGTGCCTCAGGAGCAGGACCCGGTGAAGGAGAGAGCGGTCCTCACGAAATGGAATCGAGCGCTTACGACCTTGGCAGAATTCTCACCGAAAAGTTTGAGCTTCCCAACCTAAAAGATAAGGGCAAAAAACGCTCCCTTACCCGTTATACCCATGATCTGACTGATAAAAACCGAGGATTCGGGCAGTTTCTTGATAAGAAGGCCACATTGCGAAAAATCTTTGAAACCAATATTACCCTCGGGAATGTGCCCGATATCAACGATATCGACCCGACACGCTTTTTGATTTCACCCGAGAATAAGGTGTATCGAATTCTTTCCCGGGAAAAGGACTACGAGTCGCAAGCCATGGTTTTTTTCCTGAGAGACTACTCAGGTTCCATGGCAGGAAAACCAACGGAACTCGTGGTGGCCCAGCACGTTCTGATTTACAGCTGGCTTATGTATCAGTACGACATGCAGGTGGAAACCCGTTTTATTCTTCATGACACCGAAGCCAATGAAGTCAAAGATTTTTATACCTATTACAACTCCAAAGTCGCAGGCGGCACAAAAGTGGCTTCTGCCTACAGGCTGGTGAACGAGACCGTGGAAAAGGAAAACCTGGCCCAGGATTACAACATTTATGTGTTTCACGGCACAGATGGGGACGACTGGGACACGGAAGGCAAGGAAGCCATTCCGGAGCTGAAAAAAATGATGGTCTATGCCAATAGGATTGGAATTACCGTTGCCCGGCACTCATACGGTTCGAGCCAGACCACTGAAGTTGAAAGATACCTTAAAAATTCCAACCTCCTGATCGAAAAAAAAGATTTTCTCAGGCTCGACGCCATGACCGAAGATGCAGATGAACCCCGCCTGATTGAAGGAATAAAGAAGTTGATAGGTGAGTAA
- a CDS encoding serine protein kinase PrkA has translation MDNIQKAMQHLNKGMDKWDQRAPVPFTEFLKILSAGPHEVVRNVFQVFHDMVKAYIIEGVDEYPDDPESIHYVNYDCSKLFAEGADHPFFADRLFANRLIRLVEALKRGAQQNKIYIFEGPPGCGKSTFLNNLLKKFEEFANTQEGLRFETVWRFDRKMMGGFAENEAAPLLDKLSQLLDIPPSERGPTPKQQDAIYFNEDFIEIPCPSHDNPILMIPKEHRREFIDDLFKNDEFKWKLSTEKEYEWVFKDSPCTICSSLYEALLNKFKNPEKVFETIFARPYKFNRRLGEGISVFNPGDMPMKQNIMSNAMLQRRINSILRDSNQVKYIFSQYAKTNNGIYALMDIKSHNKERLIELHNIISEGIHKVEDIEENVNSLLLAVMNPEDQKNVQAFKSFSDRIEYINIPYVMDLNTEVEIYRNIFGKHIDESFLPRVLHNFARIIISSRLNTRSESLLEWIGNPEKYRLYCDQNLQLLKMEIYTGHIPDWLTEEDRKQLTAKRRRKIIAESEKEGIHGISGRDSIKIFNELYSMYAKENKPINMSIICNYFTKIRQDLSKTIPKGFLDSLLRMYDYTILQEVKESLYYYNEEQISREIQNYLFAVNFETGAVETCTYTGEKLEITEDFLKSIESRLVGINANEKKRLAFREDTQKEYTSKTLTQEIMVEGKPVTETKIYQSLHERYVYNLKEKVLDPFLENENFRRAIKDYDDEGFKAYDKKIKNDVTYLVNNLCTSYNYTKPGAKEVCIYVIDNDLAKKFSNPQKT, from the coding sequence ATGGACAATATTCAAAAAGCAATGCAGCATCTCAACAAGGGTATGGACAAATGGGACCAGCGCGCCCCGGTTCCCTTTACTGAATTTCTTAAAATACTTTCCGCCGGACCTCATGAAGTGGTTCGCAATGTCTTCCAGGTCTTTCACGACATGGTCAAGGCCTATATTATAGAGGGAGTGGATGAATATCCTGATGATCCCGAATCGATTCATTATGTGAACTACGATTGCAGCAAACTTTTTGCTGAAGGAGCAGACCACCCGTTTTTTGCCGACCGGCTTTTCGCCAACCGGCTCATCAGACTGGTTGAGGCCTTAAAACGCGGGGCACAGCAAAATAAGATCTATATCTTTGAAGGCCCTCCCGGCTGCGGCAAAAGTACATTTTTAAATAACCTTTTAAAAAAATTCGAAGAGTTTGCCAATACCCAGGAAGGATTGCGCTTTGAAACCGTCTGGCGGTTCGACCGTAAAATGATGGGTGGCTTTGCCGAAAATGAAGCGGCCCCTCTTTTGGATAAATTATCCCAACTGCTTGATATCCCTCCCTCTGAACGTGGTCCGACCCCTAAGCAACAAGATGCAATTTATTTTAATGAAGATTTTATAGAAATCCCCTGCCCCAGTCATGATAACCCCATATTAATGATACCCAAAGAACACCGCCGCGAGTTTATCGACGATCTGTTTAAAAATGATGAATTCAAATGGAAGCTTTCCACCGAAAAGGAATACGAATGGGTATTCAAGGATAGCCCATGCACCATTTGCAGTTCTTTATACGAAGCGCTTTTAAACAAATTTAAAAATCCTGAAAAAGTTTTTGAAACCATATTCGCCAGGCCCTATAAATTTAACCGGCGCCTGGGTGAAGGCATCAGTGTCTTCAATCCCGGTGACATGCCCATGAAGCAAAACATCATGAGCAATGCCATGCTCCAGAGACGAATAAACAGCATTTTAAGGGACAGCAACCAGGTTAAATATATTTTTTCACAATATGCCAAGACCAACAACGGGATTTATGCCCTTATGGATATTAAATCCCATAACAAAGAACGATTGATCGAATTGCACAACATTATCAGCGAAGGCATTCATAAGGTGGAAGATATCGAAGAAAACGTGAACTCACTCCTTCTGGCCGTTATGAATCCGGAAGATCAAAAAAATGTCCAGGCTTTCAAATCGTTTTCCGATCGCATTGAATACATTAATATTCCCTACGTCATGGATCTGAATACCGAGGTGGAAATTTATAGAAACATTTTCGGAAAACATATTGACGAAAGTTTTCTCCCCAGGGTGCTCCACAACTTTGCCAGGATTATTATTTCGTCCAGGTTAAATACCCGGTCCGAATCCCTGCTGGAATGGATCGGCAACCCTGAAAAATATCGTCTGTATTGCGATCAAAACCTTCAACTTCTCAAAATGGAAATCTATACCGGGCATATCCCCGACTGGCTGACCGAGGAAGATCGAAAACAATTGACGGCAAAACGCCGGCGCAAAATCATTGCCGAATCGGAAAAAGAGGGTATACATGGCATTTCCGGGCGTGATTCGATTAAAATATTCAATGAGCTTTACTCAATGTACGCCAAGGAAAACAAGCCCATTAACATGTCGATTATATGCAATTATTTTACCAAAATCCGTCAGGATCTCAGCAAAACCATACCCAAAGGTTTTTTAGACTCATTGCTCCGCATGTACGACTACACCATTTTGCAGGAAGTCAAAGAGTCTTTGTATTATTACAATGAAGAACAGATATCGAGGGAAATTCAAAATTATCTTTTTGCCGTTAATTTTGAAACAGGGGCTGTGGAAACCTGCACTTATACAGGAGAAAAACTGGAAATTACCGAAGATTTTCTAAAAAGTATTGAATCTCGTCTGGTGGGAATAAATGCGAATGAAAAAAAGCGCCTGGCTTTCAGAGAAGATACCCAGAAAGAGTACACCTCCAAAACATTGACCCAGGAAATCATGGTTGAGGGAAAACCGGTGACCGAGACAAAAATTTATCAATCTCTGCATGAAAGATATGTTTATAACCTTAAGGAAAAAGTTCTGGATCCGTTTCTGGAAAATGAGAACTTTCGGCGGGCAATAAAGGATTATGATGACGAAGGATTTAAAGCATACGACAAAAAGATCAAAAATGACGTGACCTATCTGGTCAATAACCTATGCACCAGTTATAATTATACCAAACCGGGTGCAAAGGAAGTGTGCATTTATGTAATTGACAATGATCTGGCAAAGAAATTTTCCAATCCGCAAAAAACCTAA
- a CDS encoding SHOCT domain-containing protein: protein MRYLLRVTPTIMLMIVLSAVFCYAKDKAISQQKLYTAYNIWKWSGFNMKCINYKGGRSFIPAGTEISKSKVTDFCYGHDCRKIISFKTTTNNKNYKIFYTKNYHPGKTIEDYKRMMFTTKNFAELTAGLTQHEINAIKKGIIQNGMSKEAVFICYGPPPEHATPSRNGNVWLYWKNKRTTERIVFNSKGRTGPEIIRRDQKKPDTATSVEEKILLLKRLLDKGLITQEEYDKKKAALLESL from the coding sequence ATGCGATACCTATTAAGAGTTACACCAACCATCATGCTCATGATAGTTTTATCCGCCGTTTTTTGCTATGCTAAAGACAAAGCCATTTCGCAACAAAAACTGTATACTGCATACAACATTTGGAAATGGAGTGGGTTTAACATGAAGTGTATTAACTATAAAGGCGGAAGATCATTTATACCTGCCGGGACGGAGATCAGCAAGTCTAAAGTCACAGATTTTTGTTATGGCCATGATTGCAGAAAAATAATTAGTTTTAAAACGACGACCAACAATAAAAATTACAAAATTTTCTACACCAAAAACTATCATCCCGGAAAAACCATTGAAGACTATAAACGTATGATGTTTACTACCAAAAATTTTGCTGAATTAACCGCAGGGCTGACTCAACATGAAATAAATGCGATTAAAAAAGGAATAATACAAAACGGGATGAGCAAGGAAGCCGTTTTTATCTGTTACGGTCCTCCTCCGGAGCATGCCACGCCCAGTCGCAACGGCAATGTGTGGCTCTACTGGAAAAACAAGAGAACCACGGAAAGGATCGTATTTAATAGTAAAGGCAGGACAGGGCCTGAAATTATCAGACGAGACCAAAAGAAACCGGATACGGCCACCAGTGTGGAAGAAAAAATCCTGTTATTAAAAAGGCTGTTAGATAAGGGATTGATCACCCAGGAAGAATATGACAAGAAAAAAGCAGCATTGCTGGAAAGCCTGTAG
- a CDS encoding SpoVR family protein — translation MELIDQHTKKIMEGCKERALSAGLRFQHETLEYIVTNRDLLELSPKVMIPTLYDYWVHDVQVLQGKGKYELYPSNPYETVINTRPAISFYNDNNPDWLNVMIFYHVLAHIDFFQNNQYFRHTWDYDFTGQALSDKRLIARLRSEKGRWVDYIIEFSRSIDNLVGFHEKLSDLDRSVIATPSNMLDYYFDVFLQTVIKTKVNEYIKEIEKYNACIKKYGDQGEKHFFSEIREKYPEFDAIYKKSLEEKSEKKFDLIQYIIKHSEFLKKDENKWIKAVMEVVRKTSLFFQPQIRTKIMNEGWASYWHETLFLKDDRIRGHEVDFARVHSAVTSLPRVGLNPYALGMRLFYYIEELADKGKYSIEFKKLLDADKRETFDENLKKGKDFIFKIRENMCDFLLVNTFVDQDFITDNKLFVSGRRLNQNKGVWEFYVKSRKARDYRKMLMGTLYHPPYIEIDQEKSSNHTLYLLHHFEQKPLVKEFISNTMMGIEYLWGGPIKLETSEIIPTPPQPPAGFVPGAPVPVKEELKKPEIKWQRVLYSMENRKLSKKNI, via the coding sequence ATGGAACTCATTGACCAACACACTAAAAAAATCATGGAGGGATGCAAGGAGAGAGCCCTTAGTGCCGGTCTGCGATTTCAGCATGAAACCCTGGAATATATTGTAACCAACAGGGACCTGCTGGAACTGTCACCCAAAGTGATGATTCCTACCCTGTACGATTACTGGGTCCACGATGTTCAGGTGTTGCAGGGAAAAGGGAAATATGAACTTTACCCCAGCAACCCATACGAAACGGTCATTAATACCCGACCGGCCATCTCGTTTTATAATGACAACAACCCGGACTGGCTGAATGTAATGATTTTTTATCACGTTCTGGCCCATATAGATTTTTTTCAAAACAATCAATACTTTCGCCACACATGGGACTACGATTTTACCGGTCAGGCTTTATCGGATAAACGTTTAATCGCCAGACTGCGATCTGAAAAGGGAAGATGGGTCGACTACATTATTGAATTTAGCCGCAGTATTGACAACCTGGTTGGATTCCATGAAAAGCTCTCGGATTTAGATCGTTCTGTGATCGCTACACCTTCAAATATGCTGGATTACTATTTTGATGTATTCCTTCAAACAGTAATAAAAACGAAAGTTAATGAATATATTAAAGAAATTGAAAAGTACAACGCCTGTATAAAAAAATATGGGGATCAGGGTGAAAAACATTTCTTTTCAGAAATACGCGAAAAATACCCCGAATTCGATGCGATATACAAAAAAAGCCTTGAGGAGAAGTCCGAAAAAAAATTTGATTTGATTCAATATATAATCAAGCATTCCGAATTTTTAAAAAAGGATGAAAACAAATGGATCAAAGCGGTTATGGAAGTCGTTCGTAAGACATCCCTTTTCTTTCAGCCGCAAATCAGAACCAAAATCATGAACGAAGGATGGGCCAGTTACTGGCACGAAACCCTTTTCCTCAAAGATGACCGGATCAGGGGACATGAGGTGGATTTTGCCCGGGTCCATTCAGCAGTTACATCGCTGCCTCGAGTGGGATTGAATCCCTATGCGCTTGGAATGCGTCTTTTTTATTACATTGAGGAACTTGCGGATAAAGGAAAATATTCCATTGAATTTAAAAAACTTCTGGATGCGGATAAACGAGAGACGTTTGACGAAAATCTAAAAAAGGGAAAAGATTTTATTTTTAAAATTCGTGAAAACATGTGTGATTTTCTGTTGGTAAACACCTTTGTCGATCAGGATTTTATCACCGACAACAAACTTTTTGTTTCCGGCCGAAGGTTAAACCAGAATAAGGGAGTCTGGGAGTTTTACGTCAAAAGCAGGAAGGCCAGAGATTATCGTAAAATGCTCATGGGCACCCTTTACCATCCCCCGTATATTGAAATCGATCAGGAAAAAAGCAGCAATCATACGTTATATCTTTTGCATCATTTTGAACAAAAACCTCTGGTAAAGGAATTTATTTCCAACACCATGATGGGAATCGAATATCTCTGGGGCGGCCCCATCAAGCTTGAAACAAGCGAAATCATCCCTACACCACCGCAACCACCGGCCGGTTTTGTTCCGGGAGCTCCCGTCCCGGTAAAAGAAGAGCTAAAAAAACCGGAAATAAAGTGGCAGCGTGTGTTATACAGCATGGAAAACAGAAAGCTTTCCAAAAAGAATATATAA
- a CDS encoding FlgO family outer membrane protein, producing the protein MKKQSRYPKPCITTFKHKEIITLTAFWLIFFCGLSFSYTAEAGQSIPQAIKKFAKNKKRMRIAVLDFANTSGEKTRFDGYIADTIVSELSKYSLTLLERKRLKMLLKEHALSQSGVIDSKKALKMGMLLPLDAIVSGSYTHMGHSVVINGRFIHVGSGEILYAFTASIKTQIEKQPKDKEKPTCEPIWQPVNQSLKNLKDKKAINYAVDCATGIPFEGECGKIHYQVMSTFIRFNIFPQKYNKFLIDTLISINDPSNDERTRAIARFLSADKTVDNAEWKAMLTALKKMNDYALHIHLSSMLNHKYEKKSKVRKRIDEIIKLTKAKKIGRPLSFTKEKMFFSLLSGLNVYHRKNMAHCVYMFEKYQALIPHNDKYSKKAAKLLNIIYLVDNDRDIQKKALKNLIRFYQNREKSELLATRITETIRSIESKIDDRYEQDENKKRNYKNDLKTINKSLPDMICMSVAAARKKGFRSQVEDRIEYILKYNIPCEHAPSIRDLENDMRSGDWDRKLKAIELLSKIGTAAKPAEQTVIKYLGQQGFGRKGGRLRRFCAVTLGNIKTTDPKGITLLIESFPDYNNGVSHEAKETIKKINVAALPYLIKGLAHEHHAVRYGCAEALGNLGREAEQAVEELKKIAQKDDNPYVRKQAKGAVQMIENSF; encoded by the coding sequence ATGAAAAAACAATCCCGATACCCAAAGCCCTGTATCACAACATTTAAACATAAGGAAATCATTACCCTTACTGCGTTTTGGCTCATATTCTTCTGCGGCCTGTCTTTTTCATATACTGCAGAGGCCGGTCAAAGTATTCCTCAGGCAATAAAAAAGTTTGCCAAAAATAAAAAACGCATGAGAATTGCGGTTCTTGATTTTGCCAATACCTCGGGCGAAAAGACCCGGTTTGACGGCTATATCGCAGATACAATTGTAAGCGAGTTAAGCAAGTATTCATTGACGCTCTTAGAAAGGAAGAGACTTAAAATGCTCTTAAAAGAGCATGCCCTTTCCCAATCCGGTGTAATTGATTCCAAAAAGGCCCTTAAGATGGGTATGCTGCTGCCTCTAGATGCGATTGTATCGGGTTCATATACTCATATGGGTCACAGTGTGGTTATAAACGGCAGGTTTATTCATGTTGGATCAGGTGAAATTTTGTATGCGTTTACTGCATCAATAAAAACTCAAATTGAAAAACAACCAAAAGATAAAGAGAAACCGACATGCGAGCCCATTTGGCAACCGGTGAATCAGTCATTGAAAAACTTGAAAGACAAGAAGGCGATCAATTATGCTGTTGATTGCGCCACAGGGATTCCCTTTGAAGGTGAATGCGGAAAGATTCATTACCAGGTGATGTCTACCTTTATCCGGTTCAATATATTTCCTCAAAAATATAATAAATTTTTAATTGACACCCTGATATCTATAAATGATCCCTCAAATGACGAACGAACGAGGGCGATCGCAAGGTTTTTATCAGCAGACAAAACGGTGGACAATGCAGAGTGGAAAGCCATGCTGACCGCTCTTAAGAAAATGAATGATTATGCCCTGCATATCCATCTTTCATCCATGTTAAACCATAAGTATGAGAAAAAGAGCAAAGTCAGAAAAAGGATCGATGAAATCATCAAGCTGACAAAAGCAAAAAAGATAGGCCGACCTTTGTCGTTTACCAAAGAAAAGATGTTTTTTTCCCTCCTTTCCGGTTTAAACGTATATCACCGGAAGAATATGGCCCATTGTGTATATATGTTTGAAAAATATCAAGCGCTGATTCCTCATAATGACAAATATAGTAAAAAAGCCGCCAAACTTTTAAACATAATTTATCTGGTGGACAATGACAGGGATATACAAAAAAAAGCACTGAAAAATTTAATACGTTTTTATCAAAATCGTGAAAAATCCGAACTGTTGGCCACCAGAATAACTGAGACCATACGCAGTATAGAATCGAAGATAGATGACCGGTATGAGCAAGATGAAAACAAAAAAAGAAATTATAAAAATGATCTCAAAACAATAAACAAGTCCCTACCGGATATGATATGTATGTCTGTTGCGGCAGCCAGGAAAAAAGGATTCCGCTCACAGGTAGAGGACCGTATCGAATACATACTAAAATATAATATCCCATGCGAACATGCCCCCTCTATCAGGGACCTTGAAAATGATATGCGATCCGGCGATTGGGACAGGAAGCTTAAGGCTATCGAACTCCTTTCGAAAATAGGAACCGCGGCAAAACCAGCCGAGCAGACCGTCATCAAATATCTTGGCCAGCAGGGTTTTGGTCGTAAAGGCGGCAGGCTGCGCCGTTTTTGCGCGGTTACCCTGGGAAACATAAAAACCACTGACCCCAAAGGGATTACCCTTTTAATCGAATCGTTTCCCGACTATAATAACGGCGTGTCCCATGAGGCCAAGGAAACCATTAAAAAGATAAATGTGGCGGCCCTGCCATATCTAATAAAAGGACTTGCGCACGAACACCACGCAGTCCGCTATGGGTGTGCGGAAGCACTGGGCAATCTCGGCCGTGAAGCTGAACAAGCGGTTGAAGAATTGAAGAAAATTGCCCAAAAAGATGACAACCCTTATGTACGCAAGCAGGCGAAAGGGGCTGTTCAAATGATAGAGAACAGTTTTTAG